A stretch of Camelina sativa cultivar DH55 chromosome 18, Cs, whole genome shotgun sequence DNA encodes these proteins:
- the LOC104761655 gene encoding probable LRR receptor-like serine/threonine-protein kinase At4g26540, with translation MPRNPRFCFFPFLFFLFNSSVFFFIPCFSIDEQGLALLSWKSQLNISGDALYSWKPSESNPCQWFGIKCNARGQVSEIQLQVMDFQSPLPATNLLKLKSLTSLVLTSVNLTGSIPKELGDLSELEVLDLADNVLSGEIPVEIFKLKKLKTLSLNTNNLEGVIPSELGELVNLVELKLFDNKLAGEIPRTVGELKSLEIFRAGGNKNLRGELPWEIGNCESLVTLGLAETSLSGKLPASIGNLKKVQTIALYTALLSGPIPDEIGNCTELQNLYLYQNSISGSIPVSLGRLKKLQSLLLWQNNLVGKIPTELGTCPDLFLVDVSENLLTGIIPRSFGNLPNLQELQLSVNQLSGTIPEELANCTKLTHLEIDNNQISGEIPPLIGKLTSLTMFFAWQNQLTGKIPESLSQCQELQAIDLSYNNLSGSIPNGVFEIRNLTKLLLISNHLTGAIPPDIGNCTNLYRLRLNGNRLAGNIPAEIGNLKNLNFIDISENRLIGNIPPAISGCTSLEFVDLHSNGLTGGLPGMLPKSLQFIDLSDNSLTGSLPTGIGSLTELTKLNLAKNRFTGEIPREISSCRSLQLLNLGDNEFTGEIPNELGRIPSLAISLNLSCNNFAGVIPSRFSSLTNLGTLDVSHNKLAGNLNVLADLQNLVSLNISFNEFSGELPNTLFFRKLPLSVLESNKGIFLSTRPENAIQTRHRSAVKLTMSILVAASVVLVLMAIYTIVKAQKVAGKHEELDSWEVTLYQKLDFSIDDIVKNLTSANVIGTGSSGVVYRVTIPSGETLAVKKMWSKEENGAFNSEINALGSIRHRNIIRLLGWCSNRNMKLLFYDYLPNGSLSSLLHGAGKGSGGPDWEARYDVLLGVAHALAYLHHDCLPPILHGDVKAMNVLLGSRFESYLADFGLAKIVSGEGVIVGDSSKLSNRPPLAGSYGYMAPEHASMQHITEKSDVYSYGVVLLEVLTGKHPLDPDLPGGAHLVQWVRDHLAGKKDPREVLDPRLRGRADPIMHEMLQTLAVAFLCVSNKAADRPMMKDIVAMLKEIRQFDIEQSETDMMKKGKKWQPQPLPPEKIVSTPRGSSNCSFAFSDESV, from the exons ATGCCACGCAACCCTAGATTCTGCTTCTTccccttcctcttctttctctttaactcctctgttttcttcttcatcccctGTTTCTCCATAGACGAACAAGGTCTAGCTCTCCTCTCATGGAAATCTCAGTTAAACATCTCCGGAGACGCTTTGTATTCTTGGAAACCCTCCGAATCCAATCCTTGTCAATGGTTCGGAATCAAATGCAACGCGAGAGGTCAAGTCTCGGAGATACAACTCCAAGTCATGGACTTTCAAAGTCCTCTTCCGGCGACGAATCTCCTGAAGTTAAAGTCTCTGACTTCACTAGTTTTAACCTCCGTTAATCTCACCGGTTCAATCCCTAAAGAGCTCGGAGACTTGTCGGAACTAGAAGTTCTTGATCTAGCTGATAATGTTCTCTCCGGTGAAATCCCAGTTGAAATCTTCAAGCTCAAGAAACTCAAGACTCTGTCTCTCAACACAAACAATCTCGAAGGTGTGATTCCGTCGGAGCTAGGGGAACTCGTTAACCTCGTCGAGCTTAAACTCTTCGACAATAAACTCGCCGGAGAGATTCCTAGAACCG TCGGAGAGCTCAAGAGTCTTGAAATCTTCCGTGCTGGTGGTAACAAGAACTTAAGAGGTGAGCTTCCTTGGGAGATTGGTAATTGCGAGAGTCTTGTGACTTTAGGTCTCGCCGAGACAAGTCTCTCCGGTAAACTCCCGGCGTCGATCGGAAACTTGAAAAAAGTTCAGACAATAGCTTTGTACACAGCACTCTTGTCTGGTCCAATCCCTGATGAGATTGGTAACTGCACAGAGCTTCAAAACCTCTACTTGTACCAAAACTCAATCTCTGGTTCGATTCCTGTATCACTCGGACGTCTCAAGAAGCTTCAAAGTCTTCTCTTATGGCAAAACAACCTCGTCGGAAAAATCCCAACCGAGCTCGGGACCTGCCCGGACCTTTTCCTCGTCGACGTATCCGAAAACCTCCTCACCGGAATCATCCCAAGAAGCTTCGGAAACCTCCCGAATCTCCAAGAGCTTCAGCTCAGCGTTAACCAGCTCTCCGGTACGATCCCCGAAGAGCTAGCGAATTGCACGAAGCTAACACATCTAGAGATCGACAACAACCAAATCTCCGGCGAGATTCCGCCGTTGATCGGGAAATTAACAAGCTTGACGATGTTCTTCGCGTGGCAGAATCAGTTAACCGGAAAAATACCGGAGTCTCTATCTCAGTGCCAAGAGCTTCAAGCGATTGATCTCTCTTACAACAACCTCTCTGGCTCAATCCCTAACGGAGTCTTCGAGATACGAAACCTCACGAAGCTTCTCCTTATCTCTAACCACTTAACCGGAGCCATACCGCCGGATATTGGAAACTGCACGAATCTGTACCGGCTTCGACTCAACGGAAACAGACTCGCTGGGAATATTCCGGCGGAGATTGGGAATCTGAAAAACCTCAACTTTATCGATATAAGCGAGAATCGTCTCATCGGAAACATTCCTCCGGCGATCTCCGGTTGTACAAGTCTCGAATTCGTCGATCTACATTCGAACGGTTTAACCGGTGGTTTACCCGGTATGCTTCCGAAGAGTTTACAGTTCATCGATTTATCAGATAATTCGTTAACCGGTTCTTTACCAACCGGAATCGGATCGTTAACCGAACTCACGAAGCTTAACCTCGCCAAGAACCGATTCACCGGTGAGATCCCTAGAGAGATCTCTTCTTGCCGGAGTTTACAGCTTCTCAACCTCGGCGATAATGAGTTCACCGGAGAAATCCCAAACGAACTTGGACGTATCCCGTCTCTTGCGATCTCTCTGAATCTCAGCTGCAACAACTTCGCCGGAGTGATCCCGTCGAGATTCTCCAGTCTCACTAATCTCGGAACCCTCGACGTATCTCACAACAAACTCGCCGGAAACCTAAACGTCTTAGCTGATCTACAGAACCTCGTCTCACTCAACATCTCATTCAACGAATTCTCCGGCGAGTTACCGAACACTCTGTTTTTCCGGAAACTGCCACTCTCTGTTCTTGAATCAAACAAAGGAATTTTCCTTTCAACCCGACCCGAGAACGCGATCCAAACCCGACACCGCTCCGCCGTGAAGTTAACCATGTCGATCCTCGTCGCAGCAAGCGTCGTTCTTGTTCTCATGGCGATTTACACTATCGTCAAGGCACAAAAAGTCGCCGGAAAACATGAGGAGCTAGATTCTTGGGAAGTGACTCTGTATCAAAAACTCGATTTCTCCATCGACGACATCGTCAAGAATCTAACTTCAGCTAACGTGATCGGAACTGGAAGCTCCGGTGTTGTTTACAGAGTCACAATCCCGTCGGGTGAAACGTTGGCCGTGAAAAAGATGTGGTCAAAGGAAGAAAACGGTGCGTTTAACTCGGAGATCAACGCTCTTGGTTCGATTCGACATCGGAACATAATCCGACTTTTGGGTTGGTGTTCGAACCGGAATATGAAACTCTTGTTCTATGATTATCTTCCTAACGGGAGTTTAAGCTCTCTGCTTCATGGTGCTGGTAAAGGAAGTGGAGGACCTGATTGGGAAGCACGTTACGACGTTCTTTTAGGCGTTGCACATGCACTAGCTTATCTTCACCATGATTGTCTTCCTCCGATTCTACATGGTGACGTTAAAGCTATGAATGTCTTATTGGGCTCCCGGTTCGAATCTTACTTAGCCGATTTCGGTTTAGCTAAAATCGTCTCCGGTGAGGGAGTAATCGTTGGAGATTCGTCGAAATTGAGTAACCGTCCTCCGTTAGCCGGTTCTTATGGTTACATGGCTCCAG AACATGCTTCAATGCAACATATAACCGAGAAGAGTGATGTGTATAGCTATGGAGTGGTGTTACTAGAAGTTTTAACCGGGAAGCATCCATTGGATCCGGATCTACCGGGAGGTGCTCATTTGGTTCAATGGGTGAGAGATCATTTAGCTGGAAAGAAAGATCCTAGAGAAGTTCTTGATCCGAGACTACGCGGACGGGCAGATCCTATAATGCATGAGATGCTACAAACCTTAGCCGTTGCATTCCTTTGCGTGAGCAATAAGGCAGCCGATCGGCCTATGATGAAAGACATTGTGGCAATGCTTAAAGAGATTAGGCAATTTGATATTGAGCAATCGGAAACCGATATgatgaaaaaaggaaagaaatggCAGCCGCAACCGTTACCACCGGAGAAAATTGTCAGTACTCCTCGAGGTTCATCTAATTGTTCGTTTGCTTTTTCCGATGAATCCGtataa